The region agctgttctcatttacgtaattttctgtttctgttatcAGACAGTAGAACAAATatgaaacagtgactgaaaagcaGTCCATTTGAACAGTTGTTAACCAACAATCACTTCTGAGCTATTTTCAAGCTGCTGCTCAAACAAACGcgctagcacatgaattaaaacATCAACTGTACTGAGAAttcagaaatatttcatttaaattattgatCAGAAAGAAGTGATAGAAAGGCCTCGTCttgcacatttattcatgtgtctGTCACTCTATTattcacagacacagagagtcttcttcctgaaggggttGTGGACAGCAGTAATCCAGCTGCATTTATAGCTACAGACGTTTGTGACAGCCCGTCTAGAAGCAGAGGTTACACAGTCaatgaaccatctttgcagtatttgagCTGAATAACTGAAAGACACATTCTGAGGACACGTGAAACTTTCCTTAATTCATACTGACttttaaagtgcaataaaaatacCTCTAAAATTTGCATTTATTGTGATACACAGGCTAATAATTATCAGTAGTTTTTGTAATAGCATGATAATCATGTTGGCCATAATTGTGCACCCTAAAGCAGGTGTGGTCACTCATTTTAGTGGGTgcgaccagtaaaatcacaccaTAATAACCGCAACCCcaattttttcctttgtgtAGTGCAGAAAAGTACTGAAAGttctgaaaatgctcacatttaaggaactcTCTTTACATAATGTTCTTTTTATAGAACAttataaacaacctgaaatttcttaaaaaaataaattcaatttcaacaacattaagTCTGAGTTTATAATTTACACATTATGAcctacagatcacagtttatctacaaaggtGCAAAACATTTAACCACAGGTATCTGAAACTGAATGAGCTAGTGTttaactttatgatcaaaatgacaaaagtcacgacaagaaaagacaaaaaaaaaaggcaaatattacaaaaatgagacacaaattggacaaaaaagttagaaagcgacaaaaaatggtcaaaaaattacaaaagcgagacacgaaatgacaagaaaatagaCTACCAACACAAAtgagagacaaacacaaaatgacaaaacaacaaaacaatcaaccaaacacaaatgacaaaaatgagactaaaaacacaagcgagacaaaaggaacaaacgacaaaaatatgagacaaagaacaaaactcagtcaaaaaaacaacaaaaacaagacaaatattacaaaattagacacacaatgacaaaagaacaacaagcaacacattattttactttatgatcaaaacaaatgcatggtcaggaaatttacaatttgcagttaatattgtctctgtaatttttacactttacaaagtcgtccgcGGGCCgaattggaccctctggcggacCAGTTTTCGGCCGACGGgacgtatgtttgacacccctgccctaCAGGAAACTACAACGAGCAAAAACAGGTCTTGCGATTGTTGACACTCCAGAAAGCAGCACAGCTAATTTGCTTCACTATGTAAATCAACACTACAAAGCTCCGAATGATAAATGTGAAGCCTGATTTGAATGACGTCCAATGCAAAAACGTATTTTGGATGCCTCTGCCAGCGCCGTGCCTTATTAGAAAggtgggtcattccgtgtggtttcaccagatggtggttgccgcaccttttcaaattagtcctaaatttgcatgccattagacagtcacaaaagtactttctatgcaaaattgtaggcctgtagctcaaatagtttctgagttgtggggtctgaaattttcagaatttgggctataaaaagcctcaccaggattttttttttgcatctttaagtggttatttctcagcctctagacataccagagagctgtgagttggtaaacaaggcctctgcatgtagctagtgccccacaaacatccccaggtgtttccctacactctgcaggccatgggcggcttgctaaacatgctaaaataaaaaattaagagatacctactcactaGTAGGCTTTGGGAccttaaaattaaaaatcttgTCCAACTTCGGGAGCTCAtatttccaaactgaggtacccaGAAAgcctccagtttgctaagttatcacacaagtttgtgtagaatggaacccaggggtgttagaacacttctgtgcagtatttctaggaCTTTGAAGGTCCCAAACCCTACtagtgagtaggtatctcttaattttagcatttttagcaagcccccatggcctgcagagtgtagggaaacacctggggatgttgtGGGGctctagctacatgcagaggccttgtttaccaactcacagctctctggtatgtctagaggctgagaataaccacttaaagatgagaagaaaaaaaaaaaaaaaaaaaaaaaaacactggcgaggctttttatagccaaattctgaaaatttcagacccccacaactcagaactatttgagctacaggcctacaattttgcatagaaagtacttttgtgactgtctaatggcatgcaaatttaggactaatttgaaaatgtgcagcAACACCCCAAGGATATCTGTTCATTTCACCTAGAATGACAAAGGTTCCAAACACTTTGCACTAAGAAAATCTATGCAGGAAAACAGAGTTCCTTAAACAAGCTGGTTAAAGTTTGCAAaacaatgtcagttttttttttcttccagtatTGTACAGCCTCTTAAAGGAACACATTTCTCTTTGGTAAGTTTTGAAGGCCAGTTGCATTTGTTTCAAAATCTCATATTCACAGTGGTAAAAAGCAGCTCTAACTTGTGCTTCTCACGCGTTATCACAGCATCTGAATGCAATTGTAAAAAGAGCCAGATGCTTGAGATAATGGTAGACGTTAGGTCATTTTATCCTGTTACAGATTTATCCTGTACAGATCTAGGCTACATCAATCAACAAAGTGGCATGATTGTCTTGGAGCAGCAGAAAGAGAGCCCACATGAAACTTACCAGGATGAAGATACTTCAAGACTGAGACAAACAGGTTaaacacagtgacaggaaacacaaCCTGTCAGCCAATCATGCCAAAGTCCAAAGATAAAGCAGGTGAAATATCAAAGTTAATTACTTAGATGAGTATCAGTACAGCAATGTGAATACTCCATTACAAGTAAAATAACACACTCCTACTTAAGTGAAAGTGTGCAAACATAAGTCAAATGtgtaataaatacaaaattacaAGTATTTGGTGCTTTGACTGATTTTGCAATCAATAAGTTATTATGATTGCTTTATTACCAAAGAAGTCTTGTTGTGCATGCTACAGTTGTATCTGCTGGAGGCATCAGGTAAATCTGTGGGGTCCTCAGGTGATTAGCGtgaagaggagagaagaaaaaagttcCACAAATCTGTTTCACTTTTTGGACTTGTATCCTCTAATCTCTGACGTCTGTGAGGTACATGGCCATTTGAACATCTATTGAAATGAAACCCCTTGAGGAAATTAGATGGGAATAAAGTCCCCTTTTGGTGGAGCTGTTGACAACTCGTCTGAAATGTGACCCGACTGCAGACCTCTCTTTGTGAGACATCAGAGGCAGAGGAAGAAGCTTGAACTTCGTGTTTGATTTCAAAATCTAGtattaaaatctttattttaaaagtaaCAAAAGCTGCTGAATCATTGAGTTAGAGCGGAAAGGAGACATAAAATCCTTCTTAAATGTAGTATCAGAATCGCTCAAGTAAAGTAAATACTTCAAAATTGTACTTCAGCACAGTAACTTGAGTAGATGTACTCAGTTACTTTCCATCGCTGGTGAAAGTTCAGCTTGGTTGGTCTCTTAGCAACATAACTGAGCAGGGACTTCTGCATTTAGACATTAATAACTGACAGATAGGAAATtggaccacaaacaaacaaaaacaagtgtcAGTGGGTGGGTGGTCATTCCAGAATTCATCTGTATGCCTATGAAGAGTAAACTACTTTTTACACACTaactttcttattttttgtttttgatgcttACCTTGTTAACTCATAAGTGATTATGGTTCCTCCAACAAGGCACAGGAGGAAGATGTATCGCTGCTTTAACGACATGTGGACGCAGAACACTGAAGATCGCTCCATACGCTGCAAACACCGCTCCCTGAGCTGCTCTAATGTTCCAGGGAATTGAAGCTCATGGCAGCCGTCCTGTCCTCTTCTGAAATTCTCTTCCGTAGTCTGGTCAACCGGCCGAACGAGTCTGTCACACCTCTTGTTGAAATGATGCGCGGAAATCTCGCAAAACCTGTCGGAGGTGACATGACAGCGTCATGTGACTCTCCAAGACAAGACCCGCAGCCAAATTTGGAGGTTAAAAAGACGGGATCGATCAAAATGAAAGGCAGTTTGCTATTGTAGTAGTCAATGTGATCAGTGTTTATCTGAAGAAGCTCAGTTTAAAGTATCAGCTGGTAACACGCGGCTATTGTGGCGCGTATTTAGGGACCGTCGCAAAACTAGCAAACGTAGAACTTGAAACTTATCAATACACCCCTTAACCCTTTgacgcctgaatttatttacgattatattttttttaaagtaattgtgttttgcttttcagctgatgctaaattaagtggagattgttaagtTGTCTATTACACAAAGAACAGATAAATTTAGAAGAATAATAACAGATATGTAATAATTTAGGTCCCACTCCGACCGGTTctacgagaaaccagtgcttgcaagaGGCTCCAAGGTACATACTGAATATGCACAAAGCAGCATTGCGGGAATGCATACACTATCTCGGCTGAAGTCTGAATGAAAGCAGTATGGTGTGAATTTGCTACGACTGACGTCGAGGGGTTAAATTATACTTTTTTTCACTATATGATTAAAAACATAAGCACTTCAATGAATCCCTTTaattatttatacatatataagAATATGAACTTTTGTTgaatttaaatataataataaataatttcaaaacaaTAATATTAGTAatatttactccaccaaggaggtggagcctcGACGGAATTATGTGACAATTGatttatgtttgtctgtctgttagtaaaactatttaaaacGGATGTAGGGTTTTGGTGGTGACAAACCTCTACAATTCAGATGAACCAAAAGGCATTAAAGGCAAGACATGATGGTACCATAAAAAGCAGCCAAACAGCACGGAGTTTCATTCCAGAGCTccaatttttactcatttccaTGTACAGCATACAGCCTCACCAAGCAAACAGACAAAGGAGTCACCCAGGTGCAGCCGATGATGGCAGtcgcagcagcagagcagagcttCAGCCTGATCACCTACTTCTCACACACACTACGCTGATTGCAGGCTCTTATCTTCTCCTCCCACACCTCTGTGACCTGCCCACAGTtctattaaaaacacaatattaaatatcctttatatttaaaaaaaatgcaattaacagTCTGATACAAAGGGAAAAAACACTTAATAAAACACATAATAACCCAAAAAATACTAAACGAAGATAAAACTTATTCAGAAATTCCCCCTGTaacccctcccctctctcctctctgatcTCTCAATTCCATCTAATCAGTAAGTGACAACTGCTGGTGTTCTGTGGCTGCACTCCATGGAACACGCCCTCCTGCAGTCACCTCAAGAGAGAGAAAGGTTAACAGGTCCCCCCCCTCCCCAGCacaaaacaaagtaaataaaCTTGTATCAGTCTGTACAATATGCATGTCTACTTTCCTTAGTGAGGGGGATGCTCTCCAGCTCCCTCACAACAGACCaagggatttggatgaagtactcagggaaggtcagagatgacacaaggaccaaatgattacattttttagcagtgatggggcttatagtctggatccacagatttgataaagatttctTTATCTTTGCGAGATAGCatcatggcgtcactgtaactatgacaacaagtgaacgctacgctatctgtctgctgacgatcacatgattgcgatcctgctacaaatccaccgttgcggacttatcgagacttatcaggacttatctatcggaaatgacacaaggaacagttgatgaAATTGTGGGGTCTTTCTGAGTCCATCAGTTCCTGCTGGCCGGTCacacgattcagtatccgtacataacgtacacatgcatcacacgcctgtgctcagtgcaaggtcattttgtttgggGATACATCTATACTatggtgccatgatttctgccacaaattttttcaagatttcagctgttggaaattatacaaCGACTGAGAAGCTTTGGCGGAGTACTGAGCTCTCGAAGTgattttcttgttcttgttgctgttgttgtcttCACCATCATTATTTTTTGCAATGCATTCCATTAACTGAGAGGGAATGGTCTTCTGCAGATGGTAGCCATTACATTTACGGGATCTGTTTTAATGAAGTGGAAGATTTATTGAGTATGTTTaggctttttgtttgtttgttttcttaactACTGGATGTACATCCCCATCTCCTAAAATCCCCAGAATAATAAGGTTCAATAATACTTGATCTTATCTACAATTCCTGAATAAgaataaaatcactgaaacgggatgaaagaaaaataaatatttggattATACCTGGAAAATTATCagaatttaatataaaatatcaaTGCTTCAGAATTACTTGGGAAGCACCACATTTGGAAATTCAATCTGCGACTTAAAGACACTTTGGACATTTACACTGTACTTGTGTACCATGTTGTGTGTGCAAATAGTTGCAACTTATATATTATTTCACTGACCTCtgctaattttattatttaaatttaaataaaactgcaatatTTATCATAAACATCTACATTTGCAGAGATTTAGAATGGATATTGACATGGTAAGTTATCTCAATTGAAAACTGCTTTTATAAATTGACCAAAGAAACCTTTATGGATATGTTATCTAAATATAGAAATCCTGTCCCGTATTTGGCAAATAAGCTGGTGACATATAATATGCCACagacacacaggtacacacattTGTGTACTGCACACTATCCTCACCACAACACACAGTCCCTTGTCTGTATACAGTAATTATATTTAGAGCCAGTAGAGGGCGTCAGTTCTTTCTAGCTCTGATGGAAATCTGGTGACACCAAATTAAGTAATTCTACAACAACTCTGAGGAGAATCAGCAAAAGTATTTATAGCAATTTGATATCGAGGAGAATAGAGACACACAACCAGTTTTCATCCAGTTCAGCCTTTACACTTCTCTGGAACTCAGCCTATTCACATGTAGACATCCCTGTACGGTTGGCATAACCCGACTCATTTCAATCTGAAGAGGAAAAACATACAAGGTCTATTCCACTGAAATTAGATTCAATAAAGAGAAACTCTGCATTCTTGGTGCGACACAGACGCTGAGTCACTGCATTCTTCAACTAAACTAACTACACCAAACTGCTCTGTATCATGAGGCGAACATTACCGTGTACAATGTAATGCCTTCCCTCTGTGACTGAGCGCTTCAGTGAGTGATAGTGGTAAAGAGAtgggagggggagaaagagggaaagagagagagcactattatatttttgttctgaaacAACAATAGTTTCCCTTATCCGCAGTGTTTGAGGCCTCCCAGCACCATCCACCCTTCATATGCTTCCTGCTAAGCTCAGCTTCAAGGCACAATGTTTCTGATGTAACTCCGATTTTCTCCGGTCTTCAAGTCTTGGTAAGGTTTTCAATTTATTGCATGTCCATAaaactttgtgtattttgtatAGTCCATGAAATGGTAGAAAGTCAAATACTGCCACACAGCTTTGAATATAAGACAAATGTGGCCTGGAACTGCACAGtagatcagtggttagcactgtcgccttacagctagaagatcggccctgggatttttctgtgtggagtttgcatgttctccctgtgcatctATGGGTTCTCATCAGGAAtaccagcttcctcccacagtccaaaaacatgctgagggtaGTTAGtgtttctaaattgtctgtaggtgtgaatgtgagtgtgattgtttgtctgtatgtgtagccctgtgatagactggcaacctgtccagagtgtcccctgccttcaccttaaatcagctgggatagactccagcccactgtgaccctaatgacgattaataaatggatggatggatgtgtggcCTGCTTCCAAAGAAGCTTTTTTGTCAGTTACGTTTTATGTTTGTCTTTTCTTCCTGCCCTCCAGACGTCCCCTTAAAGTCAGAAGAATGAGTCGTTTGAAGGGTCTGAAGGCCGAATCGTCACAGTTTACTCTCGAGGGAGAACCCTTCCGCATCCTAGGAGGCTCCATCCATTACTTCCGCGTCCCCAGGGCCTACTGGGAGGACCGGCTGCTGAAGATGAAGGCTTGTGGCCTCAATACACTCACAACGTAGGCACCTACTGCACattgctgcacatttcattgCTGTTGGGTTTTTTTACTGGAGAAAGTCAAATAAAGATGAATTCCTTATAAACTCTTTaagcaaaaacacaccacaTACCAAGATATTGTGAAGGTGCTGCTTTAAGCCACAAAGTATATTTTGCTTGGTTGTGTTTTCCAGATATGTGCCATGGAACCTGCATGAGCCTGAGAGAGGGACATTCAACTTTCATGATCAGCTGGACCTCAAGTAATGCTCCCCTATTcctttttcattctttctttctttctctttgtacGAATGCTAAATATTTCACATAAAGAACTGCAGAGTGGTTATTCCTGAACAAGGTGTAaaatgtctctgtctctctcagggCCTATGTCAGTTTAGCTGCACAGATGGGTCTCTGGGTGATCCTGCGTCCTGGACCTTATATTTGTGCTGAATGGGACTTGGGCGGGTTGCCTAGGTAACACTATCTGTCCATCACAAAAATTCTTACATCTATGAGTGGTACACCACCAAAATTGacttaatgttttgtttctgaatTTCTGAATACTGAAtatcccttcggggatgaataaagtgattctgattctgaatctgattctgattctgattcatttttccagctggTTGCTACAAGATAAAGACATGCAGCTGAGGACAACTTATCCTGGATTTGTAGATGCTGTCAATTTGTATTTTGACAGGCTATTCTCTGTGATCAAACCACTGATGGTAAGTCCAGAtctctgttttgtcattatttcttTTATGTCAAAATAATAACGGGAGATTTCACTGAgacactgtttgaattttagttTGAAGAAGGAGGCCCGATCATTGCACTACAAGTCGAGAACGAGTACGGATCATTTGCAAAAGATGAGAAATACATGCCATTTATAAAGAACGTGAGTTTATTAATGCCTTTCTTGGtgtctaaaatgtttatattacAGCGTAGTACAGGTAATTCAGCATCCTtggtgtattttatttttcttttttccggTAGTGTCTCCAGTCCAGGGGCGTTAATGAACTCCTGCTGACTTCAGACAACTGGGAAGGCCTGAGATATGGAGGGATGGACGGGGGTAATGAACACATAAGAACCAttgaactgaaaaacaaaaacaaaacaaacaaaaaaaaccacatttTTATGCCCTTCATATCATATTACGTTTCAGTTCTAAAAACAATAAACCTTCAGAGACTGTCGTTTGGAGCTATCCAGCACTTAGCCGACATGCAGGTAAGCGATTCATTGTTAGCTGCCTGTATAACACACAGTAACTCAAgcgaaaaagcaaaaatatttagcTTTATATTTTGGTTTTAGAGTATTGGTCATGTATTTTGCTACTCCTCTAATGATACATACACGTGTTTTGTTCTGTGTAGCCCCAGAAACCTCTGATGGTGATGGAGTATTGGTCTGGCTGGTTTGATGTCTGGGGAGAGCATCATCATGTGTTCCATGCTGAGGGTATTTTTGATGAGCACATGCTCCTTTTCAGCATCACTGTCAATTCCATTCATGCTGttacctagcctagccgcgctagacaacccacggcaacgaatttaattctctgccagggtgggtctagttaccctccataaggctcgaggctggattctcctaaaactgcccggacgaatcaccatgaagtgtagagtcagaaggcaggcaAAACTAAGTGACAatagaggcgcgacgattctgacagaaacaaccggaaacaactagcctagccgcgctagacaacacacggcaacaaatttaattctctgccagggtcgacaacaaaaacgacaacagtcgttgagctccattagcaccgactctgaataatctttctgttaacatgtctgtaatatacttgagcttcacccattgactgtataaataaggcttcactgaactaccgcatcctctgatttccggcgctctcggagcctattcattgcgctgattggttgtatacctacccaattgctgtagagtgatttgatagacaaccttttagccctcctccctccctgtcgagcttccctagacccttgtgccttcagaaacatgggtgtagcgtggctaggctagctgttACCTATATTAGCATCCATCAGATCCACAGCAACCAGTGTCTATTTATTTATGAATTCATGGTCAAATTGCTGTTGAACAACGCATTAACTGTTTTGTGTATGTTGTTCTTTTTATGATTTGTCATATTATGGTTTTATTTGGCGGCTAAATACTAAAATGAgggatttttttctgctgccCCTCGACAGACATGCTAGCCGTTGTGTCTGAGATCTTGGAAAGAGGCGTTTCCATTAATCTCTACATGTTTCATGGTGGAACCAGCTTTGGCTTCATGAACGGAGCGATGGATTTTGGCACCTACAAACCTCAGGTCACCAGCTATGGTAGGGCATGAGTAACCTTAAAGCTCATGTATCAAGCAGAAAAGAATGTTTCAGACCTTCAAAGAAAGTGTTTTGCTAGCCACAAATGCATTGCTTCATGTTATGTTTGTTTCTTGGCAGATTATGATGCCCCCTTATCTGAAGCTGGTGACTGCACCACAAAATATCAACTCTTGAGGAATTTATTCAGCCAGTACCACTGTAAGGTCTTTCTAAGTCATGACTGCAGATATCAAGACACTATATACAGTGtctataaaaaaatatttgtcttgctttttctttttgtttgtttgtttgagttggattttttttttgctttgttagtATTAAATCATGGCCAGTAAAATTTGG is a window of Acanthochromis polyacanthus isolate Apoly-LR-REF ecotype Palm Island chromosome 13, KAUST_Apoly_ChrSc, whole genome shotgun sequence DNA encoding:
- the LOC110954907 gene encoding beta-galactosidase-1-like protein 2, producing the protein MSRLKGLKAESSQFTLEGEPFRILGGSIHYFRVPRAYWEDRLLKMKACGLNTLTTYVPWNLHEPERGTFNFHDQLDLKAYVSLAAQMGLWVILRPGPYICAEWDLGGLPSWLLQDKDMQLRTTYPGFVDAVNLYFDRLFSVIKPLMFEEGGPIIALQVENEYGSFAKDEKYMPFIKNCLQSRGVNELLLTSDNWEGLRYGGMDGVLKTINLQRLSFGAIQHLADMQPQKPLMVMEYWSGWFDVWGEHHHVFHAEDMLAVVSEILERGVSINLYMFHGGTSFGFMNGAMDFGTYKPQVTSYDYDAPLSEAGDCTTKYQLLRNLFSQYHSEPLPEVPSTQEKRAYSLVFIQHHLSLWDSLHFTDKPHRSERPVNMENLPVNSNSGQSYGYALYETTITSGGVLNSRNNIRDRALVFVDRQCVGSLDYKTHEVALPDGKGERTLSLLVENCGRVNYGKVLDEQRKGIVGDIVLNQSPLRGFTTFCFDMKPNFIKRLTNSGHWKTDLKSSGVPGFFQARLSVDGPPKDTFIRLPGWGKGVVFVNGQNLGRYWFIGPQHFLYLPGPWLRSGENQIIVFEEQRADDKILFAENPDHGKTVDVYKLPFCTLL